One window of Verrucomicrobiota bacterium genomic DNA carries:
- a CDS encoding beta-galactosidase: MYFGADYHPEHWVYPYAGTKEQPESRWERDAELMVAAGINVVRMGEFSWGLSEPEDGKFDFAWLRRVMEVMHRYGIQVVLGTPTAVPPLWLSQKHPEILPIDERGLTLHAGTRHAACLNSDVFWTYSKRMVTELAKALGNHPALIAWQIDNGIGGHFTEFSFNPETRTDWHAWLKAKYETIENLNLCQGLSFWGQTVTDWDQMPMPMAAPTTHNPALMLDWMRFSSDTMVAFVRVQAELLRELTPNLPVTTNIRAMTRHFDHFYMAEALDFVAMDSYATIKSRAAENACDIDMIRSLKKSDIRIPGGNSGFWAIEQKAGQVNWQDVNSLIRPSVVRLFTYQVVSRGADGVLYFYWRQPRIGSEQFYGGVLTHDGRGTNRVYKEISQIGAEMKRLGPVLAGTKVVANACILYSHTNEWALKQPRQPNKFFNLREHLLLFYSALHDRNIAVDFARPEDDLSQYRLVIAPSLALLSSQEAQRLREYVQNGGTLVATCNTALLDENHIAPDNCYPHGLQDVFGVEIQEFDTLAPNEENHLSFRSGFPSTHLHPARLWCDLLEPMGCQVMATYAKDFYAGKPALTMNEFGLGRAVYFGTVSGQPFYYDLVSWLRGLCALSPLLKVPDTVEVSLRQKGDQKLYFLLNHQNASVRISFFKPMHDFLSGRTFTGNYDLPPHGVLVLDEGVVETEGSPMIGSGVLV, encoded by the coding sequence ATGTATTTTGGCGCTGATTATCATCCGGAACATTGGGTGTACCCGTATGCGGGCACTAAAGAACAGCCGGAATCGCGGTGGGAACGCGATGCGGAGCTGATGGTTGCCGCCGGGATTAACGTGGTGCGCATGGGCGAGTTTTCCTGGGGGTTATCCGAGCCGGAGGATGGCAAGTTTGATTTCGCCTGGTTGCGGCGCGTCATGGAGGTGATGCACCGCTACGGCATCCAAGTAGTGCTGGGAACCCCCACGGCCGTCCCGCCCCTTTGGCTCAGCCAGAAACACCCGGAAATCCTGCCCATAGATGAACGCGGGCTCACCCTGCACGCTGGCACCCGCCACGCCGCCTGCCTCAACAGCGATGTATTCTGGACGTATTCCAAGCGCATGGTCACCGAGCTGGCCAAGGCCTTGGGCAATCATCCCGCCTTGATTGCCTGGCAAATTGATAACGGCATCGGCGGCCATTTCACTGAATTTTCTTTCAACCCGGAAACCCGCACGGATTGGCATGCCTGGTTGAAGGCCAAATACGAGACCATCGAGAATCTTAACCTCTGCCAGGGGTTGAGTTTTTGGGGGCAAACGGTCACGGATTGGGATCAGATGCCCATGCCCATGGCGGCCCCCACCACGCATAATCCGGCGCTGATGTTGGATTGGATGAGGTTCTCCAGCGATACCATGGTGGCGTTCGTCCGGGTGCAAGCGGAGTTGCTGCGTGAATTGACGCCCAACCTGCCCGTCACCACAAATATCCGCGCGATGACCCGCCACTTTGACCATTTTTACATGGCCGAGGCGCTCGATTTTGTGGCGATGGACAGCTATGCGACCATCAAAAGCCGCGCGGCGGAGAATGCCTGCGATATTGATATGATCCGGTCGCTCAAAAAGAGCGACATCCGCATCCCGGGAGGCAACTCGGGATTCTGGGCGATTGAGCAGAAGGCCGGCCAGGTGAACTGGCAGGATGTCAATTCCCTGATCCGCCCCAGCGTGGTGCGGCTGTTCACGTATCAGGTGGTCTCGCGCGGCGCGGACGGGGTGTTGTACTTTTATTGGCGACAGCCGCGGATTGGTTCGGAACAGTTTTATGGCGGAGTCCTGACGCATGACGGGCGCGGCACCAACCGGGTCTATAAGGAAATCAGCCAGATCGGCGCGGAGATGAAGCGGTTGGGGCCTGTGCTCGCCGGGACCAAGGTGGTCGCCAACGCCTGCATCCTGTACAGCCATACGAATGAATGGGCGCTGAAACAACCGCGCCAGCCCAATAAATTTTTCAACCTGCGCGAACATCTGCTGTTGTTTTACTCCGCGCTGCACGACCGTAACATCGCGGTGGATTTTGCGCGACCGGAGGATGATTTATCCCAGTATCGGCTGGTGATTGCGCCCTCCCTGGCGTTGTTGAGCAGCCAGGAGGCGCAACGCTTGCGCGAGTATGTGCAGAACGGCGGCACGCTGGTGGCCACGTGCAACACCGCCTTGTTGGACGAGAACCACATCGCTCCCGACAATTGCTACCCGCATGGGCTCCAGGATGTGTTCGGCGTGGAAATACAGGAATTTGACACGCTCGCGCCCAACGAGGAAAACCACCTGTCCTTTCGGAGCGGGTTTCCGTCCACCCACCTGCATCCGGCGCGGCTCTGGTGCGATCTCCTGGAGCCCATGGGCTGCCAGGTGATGGCCACCTACGCCAAGGATTTTTACGCGGGCAAACCGGCGTTGACCATGAACGAGTTCGGCCTTGGCCGGGCCGTGTACTTTGGCACGGTGAGCGGGCAGCCATTCTATTATGACCTGGTTTCCTGGCTGCGTGGGCTATGTGCGCTATCGCCCTTGCTCAAGGTGCCGGACACCGTCGAGGTAAGCCTGCGCCAAAAGGGCGATCAAAAACTGTATTTCCTGCTCAACCATCAAAACGCCTCGGTGCGCATCAGTTTCTTCAAACCGATGCATGATTTTTTAAGCGGCCGCACCTTCACGGGCAATTATGATTTGCCGCCGCATGGGGTATTGGTGCTGGATGAGGGCGTGGTCGAGACCGAGGGGTCGCCGATGATTGGCTCAGGCGTTTTGGTCTGA
- a CDS encoding VWA domain-containing protein, translating to MTSLLDTFRFAAWWFLPGLLLIPLWAWLRGRRAPVAAVQFSSGNLLRAASRLTRFNHQHWLASFRYLALALLLLGLARPQVEKGMSDVEAKGINIMLALDFSGTMKKRDFTMDGKRVTRAEALIKVISEFMRARPKDRIGLVRFDANAFLVSPLTLDHDWLIGRIREEKTFHGTAPGSGMVIAAEHLLPATNQTKVIIVVTDADNVNHGPAPMEVGRVLAPLGIRVHVIQVIDFKDMAAFNLADNEMAEVPKLTGGQLFQVADFVGLRSVYQQIDLLEKASFKEGRQRIYRELMPWFVGAALLLLLLELLLSQTVWRKLP from the coding sequence ATGACTTCCCTCCTCGACACCTTTCGGTTTGCCGCGTGGTGGTTCCTGCCGGGATTGCTGTTAATTCCTTTATGGGCGTGGCTGCGCGGACGGCGCGCGCCAGTGGCGGCGGTGCAGTTTTCCTCCGGCAACCTGCTGCGCGCCGCCAGCCGCCTGACACGGTTCAACCATCAGCATTGGCTGGCATCCTTTCGGTACCTGGCGTTGGCATTGCTGCTGCTGGGCCTGGCCCGCCCTCAAGTCGAGAAAGGCATGTCCGATGTCGAAGCCAAAGGCATTAACATCATGCTCGCGCTGGACTTTTCGGGCACGATGAAAAAACGCGACTTCACCATGGATGGCAAGCGCGTGACCCGCGCCGAGGCGCTGATTAAAGTCATCAGCGAATTCATGCGTGCCCGGCCCAAGGACCGGATCGGGCTGGTGCGGTTTGACGCCAATGCCTTTCTCGTCAGCCCGCTGACCCTGGATCATGATTGGCTGATCGGCCGGATTCGCGAGGAGAAAACCTTTCACGGCACCGCCCCCGGCTCGGGCATGGTGATTGCCGCCGAACACCTGTTGCCGGCCACCAACCAGACCAAAGTGATCATTGTGGTGACCGATGCCGATAATGTGAACCACGGCCCCGCGCCCATGGAGGTGGGGCGCGTCCTCGCTCCGTTGGGCATCCGGGTGCATGTCATTCAGGTCATTGATTTCAAGGATATGGCTGCCTTCAATCTGGCGGATAACGAAATGGCCGAGGTGCCAAAGCTGACGGGAGGCCAGTTGTTCCAGGTGGCGGATTTTGTCGGGTTGCGCAGTGTCTATCAGCAAATTGATCTGTTGGAAAAAGCCAGCTTCAAAGAGGGCCGGCAGCGCATCTACCGCGAATTGATGCCGTGGTTTGTCGGCGCGGCCTTGCTGTTGTTGTTGCTGGAATTACTCTTAAGCCAGACGGTGTGGAGGAAATTGCCGTGA
- a CDS encoding DUF721 domain-containing protein: MNFPPRFIPALGPPKSSPREQVLAEWRGQHLEREEKARAKTALPIGQVMPGIFKTLRLEQRQAETEVLRAWNELLDPTVTAHAQPVGLNKGTLFVKVDSNVWMAEIIRFRRREMLQRLQHCFGSKLIQKISFRLG, encoded by the coding sequence ATGAATTTCCCCCCACGTTTCATCCCTGCCTTGGGACCGCCCAAGTCCTCGCCGCGCGAGCAAGTGCTCGCGGAATGGCGCGGCCAGCACTTGGAACGGGAGGAAAAAGCGCGGGCCAAAACGGCCCTGCCGATCGGCCAGGTCATGCCCGGCATTTTCAAAACGCTGCGCTTGGAACAACGCCAGGCGGAAACCGAGGTGTTGCGCGCCTGGAATGAACTGCTCGATCCCACCGTAACGGCACACGCCCAACCGGTGGGACTCAACAAGGGCACGCTGTTCGTCAAAGTGGATAGCAACGTGTGGATGGCGGAAATCATCCGCTTTCGCCGGCGCGAGATGCTCCAACGGTTGCAACACTGTTTTGGCAGCAAGTTGATCCAGAAGATTTCTTTCCGGCTGGGATAA
- a CDS encoding VWA domain-containing protein yields MNFDQPLWLLLLLVLAPGVIAFLHWGARKRRESLARVVAPRLHEQLLASVDFVRRRRKQFLMLLALILVLTALARPMSGNLEVRVELPGIDYFIALDVSKSMLAEDAGGTNRLTAAKRALANLLDRPSGDRVGLIAFAGDAFLISPISQDHGAIDRSLAALTTTSVSKPGTDLAAAIKLAAESFESKQEAGKAILLVTDGEELQGDAILAARDAAAQKISVCTVGVGSSAGARLPERTWGQLKYGRNEFGHDVVSRMNERVLQQVAAAGHGAYAHLENDANSLLELYEQHPKVLPKGSHVRKSQDQQELFQWPLALGLLLLLGEMLISERKRQPLGNS; encoded by the coding sequence ATGAATTTTGACCAACCCCTCTGGCTGTTGCTGCTTTTGGTGCTGGCGCCAGGCGTCATCGCCTTTCTGCATTGGGGTGCGCGCAAACGGCGTGAAAGCCTGGCCCGCGTGGTCGCACCGCGCCTCCATGAACAGTTGCTTGCCTCGGTGGATTTTGTCCGGCGCCGCCGCAAACAGTTCCTGATGCTGCTCGCGTTGATTCTGGTTCTCACTGCCCTGGCGCGTCCGATGTCCGGCAATCTCGAGGTGCGCGTGGAATTGCCCGGCATAGACTATTTCATCGCGTTGGATGTCTCCAAAAGCATGCTGGCCGAGGATGCCGGCGGCACCAACCGCCTCACCGCTGCCAAACGTGCTCTGGCCAATTTGCTGGATCGTCCCTCGGGCGACCGCGTGGGCCTTATTGCCTTTGCGGGTGACGCCTTCCTGATCTCCCCGATCTCGCAGGACCATGGTGCCATTGATCGGTCCCTCGCGGCGCTGACTACCACCTCGGTTTCCAAACCCGGCACCGACCTGGCCGCCGCCATCAAATTGGCTGCGGAATCATTTGAATCAAAACAGGAGGCGGGCAAGGCGATCTTGCTGGTGACGGATGGCGAGGAATTACAAGGCGATGCCATCCTGGCCGCCCGGGACGCGGCGGCGCAGAAAATTTCGGTATGTACGGTGGGGGTGGGCAGTAGCGCGGGAGCCCGGCTGCCGGAACGCACTTGGGGACAATTAAAATATGGCCGGAACGAATTTGGTCACGACGTGGTCTCGCGCATGAACGAGCGCGTTTTGCAACAAGTCGCCGCCGCCGGACACGGCGCTTACGCCCACCTCGAGAACGATGCGAATTCCCTGCTCGAACTGTATGAGCAGCATCCCAAGGTGTTGCCCAAGGGCAGCCACGTCCGCAAATCCCAGGATCAGCAGGAACTGTTTCAATGGCCGCTCGCGCTGGGCCTTCTCCTGTTGCTGGGAGAAATGCTGATTAGCGAACGCAAACGCCAGCCGCTGGGCAATTCGTAG
- a CDS encoding DUF4381 family protein translates to MNQSYTNIIDDLRLLEAPGWLPVWAWVLLIVAIALLVYYVIWGRKRRHLASARSPAESQAAGENALEALKKIHERIANEPSRTYAIEVSGVVRRYIERRFGIRAPRRSTEEFLMEARQSPLLVEKYQQKLGHFLGCCDFLKFAKGTAGVDELELLHQAAVIFVTETWLPLPEQPASVQNAPAGRNHK, encoded by the coding sequence ATGAATCAAAGCTACACCAACATCATTGATGACCTCCGTTTATTGGAGGCACCGGGCTGGCTGCCGGTTTGGGCTTGGGTGTTGCTCATCGTCGCCATCGCGCTACTCGTGTATTACGTGATTTGGGGGCGCAAGCGCCGCCACTTGGCGTCCGCACGATCGCCCGCCGAGTCGCAGGCCGCCGGCGAAAACGCGTTGGAGGCATTGAAGAAAATCCATGAACGGATCGCCAACGAACCCTCGCGGACCTACGCCATCGAGGTGTCGGGTGTGGTTCGCCGTTACATCGAACGGCGTTTTGGCATTCGCGCGCCCCGGCGTTCGACCGAGGAGTTTCTGATGGAAGCCCGACAATCCCCGCTGCTGGTGGAGAAGTATCAGCAGAAACTAGGGCATTTCCTCGGGTGTTGCGATTTCCTCAAGTTTGCCAAAGGCACCGCCGGGGTGGACGAACTGGAACTCTTGCACCAGGCAGCGGTCATTTTCGTCACGGAAACCTGGTTGCCGCTGCCGGAGCAACCAGCTTCAGTCCAGAATGCCCCCGCTGGAAGAAATCACAAATGA
- a CDS encoding immunoglobulin domain-containing protein, which produces MKKLTLTLGLIALMTASVKANPGYFVFQNNTTDKIFNTNEIASGTGTSLLKSNVVQFQNLRIAIYYNTNGITTNLTDRRAYRWPDNASSGITGTDLYTNTSGIIGFGSLSGGNFSGGTGSNNAYKVDAAITNQFQVRVWDKTYGLTWESFKTNMDAGNVPIYTLYGLSPVFSFLPPDIYANPTPTFLYNLGLPFWNLTNVVAAALPPGITGQPQSVTNVQGTTASFNVTAGGTAPLTYQWQFSGTNLSLATNSTLTLTNVQGVNAGSYTVVVSNTYGMATSLVASLTIVYVPAITTQPQSVTNAVGTTANFNVTATGTALLSYQWQFNGANLSLATNNTLTLTNVQGIHDGNYTVVVSNAYGMATSTVATLTVLSAAAIITQPQSVTNVAGTTASFNVTVTGTDPLSYQWQFNGANLSLGTNDTLTLTNVQGVNVGSYKVVVSNIFGMVTSTVATLTVVYPAAITTQPQSVTNLQGTTASFNVTADGTAPLLYQWQFNGTNLSLATNNSLTLNNVQGANAGSYTVLVGNAYGMATSSVATLTVTYPAGITSQPQSVTNVQGTTASFDVTASGTAPLSYQWQFNGTALSLATNSTLTLNNVQGTNAGSYHVVVSNAYGMATSTVATLTVVYPSVITAQPQSLTNVQGTTASFNVTATGSAPLTYQWQFSGTNLSLATNNTLTLTNVQGVNGGSYNVVVSNAYGMATSAVATLTVVYPAVITAQPQSVTNVQGTTASFDVTASGTAPLTYQWQFNGADLSLATNHTLTLTNVQGVNGGSYDVVVSNAYGMATSTVATLTLLFPSAITAQPQSVTNIAGTTANFNVTASGTAPLTYQWQFNGADLSLATNSALTLTNVQGIHDGSYTVVVSNAYGMATSTVASLTVVYLPAISTQPVSLTNLQGTTASFNVTASGTAPLTYQWQFNGADLSLATNSTLTLTNVQGVHGGSYNVVVSNAYGMATSTVATLTLLFPSAITAQPQSLLSVAGTTANFNVTAFGTAPLSYQWRFNGANISLANNNTLSLTNVQGVNGGGYSVVVSNAYGMATSAVAILTVVYPAAITVQPQSLTNLQGTTASFNVGTTGTAPLSYQWQFNGTDLNLATNSTLTLANVQGVNGGSYKVVVSNAYGMATSTVATLTLLFPAAITAQPQNQTNVLGTTAIFNVTAFGTPSLAYQWYKSVASNQSLIIGGAKNSRFTIPDSQTSDAGYKYYCVVSNAYGMATSTVATLTILYPPAITTQPQSQVNLQGATASFNVAATGDAPLSYQWWFNGTELGLETRATLTLSDVQSSDVGNYSVVVSNAYGMATSTVVTLALVYPPAITAQPQSQTNVLGGTARFNVTATGTAPLTYQWYKSGVSNQFSAITGWILGRGADGTNFIFQIANLKLTDAGNYQVVILNSFGSVTSAVATLTVSDNQGPAITVNGSFGQTVNQRRYTLTGMVTDAGRGNNGVQNVWVNGTLLTNVSGSGEASVPWSQVITLRQGTNSVFILAEDTLGNFTTNLFQLNFVPNEPGIPTLTITAPRSPTYSNVVVVTGTAADAKGVVEVWCQHNSGAWVLASGTNKWSIQLIPTISTNLLSAYAVDTSGNYSKTNSVKFVKLATDTLNVVRVGNGTLSPDLSGKMLILSNKYTMKALPGKGFIFSNWVGNGSVLTNQANLVFTMRSNLTLTANFVTNIFLARKGSYVGLFAPENDVFQADWTNSGSIKLTVTDQGAFSGQLTHQGKGYALAGAFDAGGASTVRIARGKDPVLQVLMNLDLGTDNGVTGTVKEGTNAMASLWADAVLKESQVKASYTVTVESGPTGTNGGTITLTVQPSGIVTVMGSLVDKTILTGSLPLTSRPEVVLYQTLYGGKGMWLGYLDLHTTNQAGVAHWQKLANAADKVSPQGFSVNTRLLLP; this is translated from the coding sequence ATGAAAAAATTGACATTAACACTGGGGTTAATCGCCCTCATGACCGCTTCGGTGAAGGCCAACCCCGGTTATTTCGTTTTCCAAAATAATACCACCGATAAAATATTCAATACCAACGAAATAGCGTCTGGCACGGGTACCTCTTTACTAAAATCGAATGTCGTCCAATTCCAAAACTTGCGAATCGCCATTTATTATAACACCAATGGCATTACCACCAATCTAACGGATCGGCGTGCTTATCGGTGGCCCGACAACGCCAGTAGCGGCATCACCGGTACCGATTTATACACGAACACCAGTGGCATCATTGGGTTCGGCTCCTTGTCGGGAGGGAATTTTTCCGGTGGAACCGGCTCGAACAACGCCTACAAGGTGGATGCCGCCATTACGAATCAGTTTCAAGTTCGTGTCTGGGACAAAACGTATGGGCTCACATGGGAGTCATTCAAAACCAACATGGATGCCGGCAATGTGCCAATATACACCTTGTACGGGTTATCCCCCGTTTTTAGTTTTTTGCCGCCAGATATCTATGCCAACCCTACCCCGACATTCCTCTATAATTTAGGCTTGCCCTTCTGGAACTTGACCAACGTGGTCGCCGCCGCTCTACCACCGGGCATCACCGGCCAACCGCAGAGCGTGACCAACGTACAGGGGACCACCGCCAGTTTCAACGTGACGGCTGGTGGCACCGCCCCGTTGACTTATCAATGGCAGTTCAGTGGCACCAATCTGAGTTTGGCCACCAACAGCACACTGACGCTCACGAACGTGCAAGGGGTCAACGCTGGCAGCTACACTGTGGTGGTGAGTAACACCTACGGCATGGCAACCAGTTTGGTGGCATCCCTCACCATCGTGTATGTGCCAGCCATTACCACCCAACCGCAAAGCGTGACCAATGCAGTGGGAACCACCGCCAATTTCAATGTGACGGCCACTGGCACGGCCCTGCTGTCATACCAGTGGCAGTTCAATGGTGCCAACCTAAGCCTGGCCACCAATAATACGCTGACCCTCACCAATGTGCAGGGGATCCATGACGGCAATTACACTGTGGTAGTGAGTAATGCCTACGGTATGGCGACCAGCACGGTAGCCACCCTGACCGTGCTGAGTGCGGCGGCCATTATCACCCAGCCACAAAGCGTGACGAACGTGGCAGGGACCACCGCCAGTTTCAACGTGACGGTTACTGGTACGGATCCGCTGTCCTATCAGTGGCAGTTCAATGGTGCCAACCTGAGTTTGGGCACCAACGACACGCTGACGCTCACCAATGTGCAGGGCGTCAACGTCGGCAGCTACAAGGTGGTGGTGAGTAATATCTTCGGCATGGTAACCAGTACGGTGGCCACGCTGACCGTGGTGTATCCGGCGGCCATCACCACCCAGCCACAAAGCGTGACCAACCTGCAGGGAACCACCGCCAGTTTCAATGTGACGGCTGATGGCACGGCCCCGCTGTTATACCAGTGGCAGTTCAACGGGACAAACCTGAGTTTGGCCACCAATAACAGCCTGACCCTCAATAATGTGCAGGGGGCCAACGCCGGCAGCTACACTGTGTTGGTGGGCAATGCTTACGGCATGGCAACCAGTTCGGTGGCCACCCTGACCGTGACGTATCCGGCAGGCATTACCAGCCAGCCACAAAGCGTGACGAACGTGCAGGGGACCACGGCCAGTTTTGATGTGACGGCTAGCGGCACGGCTCCGCTGTCATACCAATGGCAGTTCAATGGCACCGCCTTGAGTTTGGCCACCAACAGCACCCTGACCCTCAATAATGTGCAGGGCACCAACGCCGGCAGCTACCATGTGGTGGTGAGTAATGCCTACGGCATGGCAACCAGTACGGTAGCCACTCTGACCGTGGTGTATCCGTCGGTCATTACTGCCCAGCCGCAAAGCCTGACAAACGTTCAGGGGACCACCGCCAGTTTCAATGTGACAGCCACCGGCTCGGCCCCGTTGACATACCAGTGGCAGTTCAGTGGCACCAACCTGAGTTTAGCCACCAACAACACGCTGACCCTCACCAATGTGCAGGGCGTCAACGGCGGCAGCTACAACGTAGTGGTGAGTAATGCCTATGGCATGGCGACCAGCGCCGTGGCGACACTGACCGTGGTGTATCCGGCGGTCATTACTGCCCAACCACAAAGCGTGACGAATGTGCAGGGGACCACCGCCAGTTTTGATGTGACGGCCAGCGGCACCGCCCCGCTGACATACCAATGGCAGTTCAATGGCGCCGACCTGAGTTTGGCCACCAACCACACGCTGACCCTCACCAATGTGCAGGGCGTCAACGGCGGCAGCTACGATGTGGTGGTGAGCAATGCCTATGGCATGGCGACCAGCACCGTGGCGACCTTGACCTTGCTGTTCCCCTCCGCGATTACCGCCCAGCCACAAAGTGTGACGAACATCGCCGGGACCACCGCCAATTTCAACGTGACGGCTTCTGGTACCGCCCCGTTGACATACCAGTGGCAGTTTAATGGTGCCGACCTGAGTTTGGCCACCAACAGCGCGCTGACCCTCACCAACGTGCAGGGGATCCATGACGGCAGTTACACTGTGGTGGTAAGTAATGCCTACGGCATGGCGACCAGCACGGTAGCGAGCCTCACCGTGGTGTACCTGCCAGCCATTTCCACCCAGCCAGTAAGTCTGACGAACCTGCAGGGGACCACCGCCAGTTTCAACGTGACGGCCAGTGGCACGGCCCCGCTGACTTATCAATGGCAGTTCAATGGTGCTGATCTGAGTTTGGCCACGAACAGCACGCTGACCCTCACTAATGTACAGGGAGTTCACGGCGGCAGCTACAATGTGGTGGTGAGTAACGCGTATGGCATGGCGACCAGCACCGTGGCAACCTTGACCTTGCTGTTCCCGTCTGCCATTACTGCCCAACCACAAAGTTTGCTAAGCGTGGCCGGGACCACCGCCAACTTCAACGTGACGGCCTTCGGTACAGCCCCGTTGTCATACCAGTGGCGGTTTAATGGTGCCAATATTAGTTTGGCCAACAACAACACACTGAGCCTCACCAATGTGCAAGGTGTCAACGGAGGCGGCTATAGTGTAGTGGTGAGTAATGCCTATGGCATGGCGACCAGCGCCGTGGCGATCTTGACAGTGGTGTACCCGGCGGCCATTACCGTCCAACCGCAAAGTCTGACGAACCTGCAAGGCACCACCGCCAGTTTCAACGTGGGGACTACCGGCACGGCCCCGCTGTCATACCAGTGGCAGTTCAATGGTACCGATCTGAATTTGGCCACGAATAGCACACTGACCCTCGCCAATGTGCAGGGCGTGAATGGCGGCAGCTACAAGGTGGTGGTGAGCAATGCCTACGGCATGGCGACCAGTACCGTAGCGACCTTGACCTTGCTGTTCCCGGCAGCCATTACCGCCCAGCCCCAAAACCAAACGAACGTGCTGGGAACCACGGCCATTTTCAATGTGACCGCCTTCGGCACGCCGTCGTTGGCGTATCAATGGTACAAGTCAGTGGCCAGTAATCAGTCACTCATCATCGGTGGCGCCAAGAATAGCCGGTTTACCATCCCCGATAGCCAAACGAGTGATGCCGGCTACAAATATTACTGCGTGGTGAGCAATGCCTACGGCATGGCGACCAGCACGGTGGCGACGCTGACAATCCTTTATCCGCCGGCCATTACCACCCAACCGCAAAGCCAGGTGAACCTGCAGGGGGCGACCGCCAGTTTCAACGTGGCAGCGACGGGTGACGCGCCGCTGTCCTATCAGTGGTGGTTTAACGGTACCGAACTTGGTTTGGAAACCCGTGCCACCTTAACACTCTCGGATGTGCAGAGCAGCGACGTCGGCAACTACAGCGTGGTGGTGAGCAATGCCTATGGCATGGCGACCAGCACGGTGGTAACCCTGGCTTTGGTGTACCCGCCAGCCATTACCGCCCAGCCACAAAGCCAAACGAACGTACTGGGAGGTACGGCGCGTTTCAACGTCACGGCCACCGGTACCGCGCCCCTGACGTATCAATGGTACAAATCAGGCGTCAGTAATCAGTTCTCTGCCATCACTGGTTGGATACTAGGTCGTGGAGCCGATGGGACCAATTTCATATTTCAAATCGCAAATCTGAAATTGACGGATGCGGGCAATTACCAGGTGGTGATCCTCAATAGCTTTGGCTCGGTGACGAGCGCGGTGGCCACCCTGACGGTGTCAGACAATCAAGGGCCAGCCATCACCGTCAACGGCAGCTTCGGGCAGACGGTCAACCAACGCCGCTACACGCTCACCGGGATGGTGACCGATGCCGGACGGGGGAACAATGGGGTACAAAATGTTTGGGTGAACGGCACCTTACTTACCAATGTAAGTGGCAGCGGCGAGGCCAGTGTGCCCTGGAGTCAGGTCATCACCTTGCGGCAAGGCACGAACTCAGTGTTCATCCTGGCGGAAGATACCTTGGGTAATTTCACTACCAACCTGTTCCAACTCAATTTCGTTCCCAACGAGCCAGGGATTCCCACCTTGACGATCACCGCGCCGCGCAGTCCCACCTATTCCAATGTGGTGGTGGTTACTGGCACGGCGGCGGATGCCAAAGGCGTGGTGGAAGTCTGGTGTCAGCATAACTCTGGTGCCTGGGTACTGGCCAGTGGCACCAACAAATGGAGCATCCAACTTATTCCCACGATCAGTACAAACCTCCTCTCGGCATATGCCGTGGATACCTCGGGGAACTACTCGAAAACCAACAGTGTCAAGTTTGTGAAACTGGCGACCGATACCTTGAATGTGGTACGGGTTGGCAATGGCACGTTGAGCCCGGATTTGAGCGGCAAGATGCTGATCCTCAGCAATAAATACACCATGAAAGCCTTGCCGGGAAAAGGTTTCATCTTTTCCAACTGGGTGGGGAATGGTTCGGTGCTGACGAACCAGGCCAACCTAGTCTTCACCATGCGCTCCAACCTGACCTTGACCGCCAACTTCGTCACCAATATCTTCCTGGCGCGCAAGGGAAGTTACGTGGGGCTTTTCGCTCCGGAAAATGACGTGTTCCAGGCCGACTGGACGAATAGTGGCAGCATTAAGCTGACAGTGACGGACCAAGGCGCTTTTTCCGGTCAGTTGACCCATCAAGGCAAAGGATATGCGCTGGCCGGAGCATTTGATGCCGGTGGCGCCTCCACAGTGAGAATTGCCCGGGGTAAAGATCCGGTGTTGCAGGTGTTGATGAATCTGGATCTGGGCACGGATAATGGCGTAACGGGAACCGTCAAAGAAGGCACCAACGCCATGGCCTCACTGTGGGCAGATGCGGTATTGAAAGAATCCCAAGTGAAGGCGAGCTACACCGTCACCGTAGAATCAGGGCCAACCGGCACCAATGGTGGCACCATCACGCTTACCGTGCAGCCCTCGGGAATTGTAACTGTGATGGGCTCATTGGTGGATAAAACCATCCTGACCGGCTCACTGCCGTTGACCTCCCGGCCAGAAGTGGTCTTATACCAGACCTTGTATGGCGGCAAAGGAATGTGGCTGGGATATCTGGACCTGCACACCACGAACCAAGCCGGTGTGGCGCATTGGCAGAAGCTGGCGAATGCGGCGGATAAAGTGTCCCCGCAAGGATTCTCGGTGAATACCCGATTGTTGCTGCCGTAA